The genomic window ATCATTCTCGCGTTAAAATCCATCTCCAAGCCCGCATGACGTTTCATATACAAAAACATCACACCCGAGCTGCTTCCGTTTTGAAGCGGATTGGAACCGAACGTCTGTAAACCGAAACCTTGCATCTGGTTTCTGGAATCGGTGATTCGATCCATCGTTCTTTTTTCGGAGAAGGCGCCGGATACGAGTTTTCCGGTTCTGGAAGAAGTTTCGTTTACGAAAACCGTTTCGGATACGGGTAAGAATTGAACGCTGCCGTGCGGAACAACGGAAAATAAAAACGGCTGAAACATTCCCGAAAAGGAAAGACCCGGAGTTACGATGAACGTCGGAGCGGGGGATTTTTTTTCGGGTGCGGTGTCGTATTCCGGTCCGAGTTTGAGTTCCATCGGGTCCTTGTAGGGAATAGCGACCACCTGCAGATATTTTTGACGATTGAGATCGAAATCACGGGAAAGGTGGTAGGGTGAAAACGGGCTGAAGGTCGGATCTTCCACCGAAAAAACGGAAACTCCGAACAGAAACAAAAATAAGGAAAGAATAAAGGATCTCTTTTTGTTCATAAACCGTTCTGTCTGTAAGACTATAGAAATAGAACAGAACTGTCAGTAGAAAATTGCAAAATGAGATGATTTTTCCCGGAATTCCCGGAATATCTGCGCGAGGAAACATGGATACACGAATCAAAAATTTCGGCGAATGTAAAATTCCTAGTCCCGCGGATTATGAATACTATACTAGCGATTCTTCCAGGCTTTTATTCAGAACGGTGTTTCAATCCGAGGAAGATTGGAATTCCTACATACAAAGCGGTCCCGATTTTTTCGAACAAGCCGGTCCTCGGGAAAAAATATTTTTCCAACCCAAGGAAGTGACGGCGGGAATCGTAACCTGCGGCGGACTTTGTCCCGGAATCAACGACGTTATCCGGGGGATCGTGATGGAACTTTACTATCGTTACGGCGTTTCGCGCATCCTCGGTTTTCAGTACGGGTATCAAGGACTCGTCAAAAAATATTCCCATAAACCGATCGAACTCACTCCGGAGAAGGTGGCGCATATCGTGGAAGAAGGCGGTTCCATGCTCGCTTCTTCCCGTGGGAATCAATCCGCGGTGGATATGGTGGATTATCTGAGTTTGTACGGAGTCAAGATGCTCTTTTGTATCGGCGGGGACGGAACCCTGCGCGGCGCCCGGGAAATCGTGGACGAGATCGCCAAACGCGGAGAAGAAATCTCCGTGATCGGAATTCCGAAAACCATCGACAACGACATCAACTACGTCCAAAAGACCTTCGGTTTTTCCACCGCGTTTTCCAAGGCGATGGAAGCGGTGGAATGCGCGCACGTGGAAGCGAAAGGCGCACCGAACGGAATCGGTCTTGTCAAGTTGATGGGACGACATTCCGGATTCATCGCGGTCAACGCGGCTCTTGCGTCCCGGAACGTAAACTACTGTCTGATTCCCGAAGTGAACTTCGATCTTTTTGGAAACGGGGCGTTCCTGGACGACCTCAAAAAAAGAATCCTAAAAAAAGGACACGCGGTCATCATCGCGGCGGAAGGAGCCGGTCAAAAATTTTTCGACGTCACCGGCGAACGAGATCCTTCCGGCAACTTAAAGCTGAAAGACATCGGATTGTTTCTGAAGGACACGATGGGGGAATTTTTCAAAAAGGAGAATATCCCCGTGAACATCAAATACATCGATCCGAGTTATATCATACGATCGATTCCGGCTAACGCGGAAGATTCGGTGTTCTGCGGCTTTCTCGCCCAGAACGCGGTTCACGCGGCGATGGCTGGCAAAACGGATATGGTCGTGGGAATGTGGAACAACGTATTTACGCACCTTCCCATCGCGGTCGCGATTCAAGAACGAAAGGTTTTACAACCGGATAAGAGTACTCTTTGGAGATCTCTTTTGGCTTCGACCGGACAACCGGCTCACTTGGAAGCGAAGTGAGATTTACGGAAGACGGACCATAAAGAGAGTGTAGTCGTCGTGCGGATCGGCTTCTCCGCGGAACGCGTCGGTCGTATCGATGATGAGTTCCTTCAAAGCGCTGAGAGGCATTTCTCCGTTTCGTTCGATGAGCTTGGTCAGATTTTCCAAACCGTACATCTCGTTCGATTCGTTCATCGCCTCGCTCACTCCGTCCGTATAAAGAATCAAAAGATCTCCGGGAGAATAATCGATTTCGTGTTCGTCGATTTCGGATTCCTTGATCCCGAGAGGCATTCCTTTTCCGGAAAGACTCGTGACCTTCTTTTCTTTGGCCTTGTAAAGAAGCTGTTCGTTGTGACCCGCGCTCGAATAACGGATTCTTCGTTTCGCCATATTGATCCGAGCGAGCATAACGGTGACGAACATAAAATAACCGGACTTTTCTTGGATGATCCGATTCGCGCTCATCAAACTGATGCTCGTCGAAGAATTTCGGGAAACTTCTCCGGCGATAATCGTCTTGGAGAATTCCATAAAGAGCGCCGCGGCGATTCCCTTTCCGGAAACGTCCGCAATCAACACGCTTACCTCGTCCGGGTTGTGATAGATGAGATCGTAAAAGTCTCCGCCGATTTCTTTGGACGCGATGTAACTCGTTTCGAGTTCGAGTCCTTGGATCTTTTTCGGAATGTTCGGTAAAGAATTCACCTGAATCTGAGAAGCGATCTGCATATCTCTTCGGATCGAATTGAGTTTTTCTTTTTGATCCTTGGAAAGAAGAGAATTGTACGCTTCCGCGATCTGATTCGAGATCGTACTCAAAACGTTTTGATCCGCGTTGTTGAAACTGTTCCCCGATTTTTTATCCGCGGAGTTTAGAATTCCGATGATCTTTCCGTCTTGTCGGATCGGAACGGAGATAAAGGATTTCGTTTTGTATCGTTCGGGACGAACCCATTCTTCCATGAAGCCGGAAGTGTTTTGAACGAGAATCGGGGCCCCGGTTTCGATGATATGTTTGATCACTCCTTCCTTTTCGTTGATGAAGTGTTCTTCATCT from Leptospira yasudae includes these protein-coding regions:
- a CDS encoding ATP-dependent 6-phosphofructokinase, which gives rise to MDTRIKNFGECKIPSPADYEYYTSDSSRLLFRTVFQSEEDWNSYIQSGPDFFEQAGPREKIFFQPKEVTAGIVTCGGLCPGINDVIRGIVMELYYRYGVSRILGFQYGYQGLVKKYSHKPIELTPEKVAHIVEEGGSMLASSRGNQSAVDMVDYLSLYGVKMLFCIGGDGTLRGAREIVDEIAKRGEEISVIGIPKTIDNDINYVQKTFGFSTAFSKAMEAVECAHVEAKGAPNGIGLVKLMGRHSGFIAVNAALASRNVNYCLIPEVNFDLFGNGAFLDDLKKRILKKGHAVIIAAEGAGQKFFDVTGERDPSGNLKLKDIGLFLKDTMGEFFKKENIPVNIKYIDPSYIIRSIPANAEDSVFCGFLAQNAVHAAMAGKTDMVVGMWNNVFTHLPIAVAIQERKVLQPDKSTLWRSLLASTGQPAHLEAK
- a CDS encoding LIC_20087 family outer membrane protein gives rise to the protein MNKKRSFILSLFLFLFGVSVFSVEDPTFSPFSPYHLSRDFDLNRQKYLQVVAIPYKDPMELKLGPEYDTAPEKKSPAPTFIVTPGLSFSGMFQPFLFSVVPHGSVQFLPVSETVFVNETSSRTGKLVSGAFSEKRTMDRITDSRNQMQGFGLQTFGSNPLQNGSSSGVMFLYMKRHAGLEMDFNARMIGNQAGLAVLESAKSTIAFNYSVFPEIGESSKMNFFLQFSSIKRFQDRNLGYGGTGDPGSNNMRGLKSYEYYLNPGISFSSRNLSLEGMVRVPVPTAAQLAGEQHQWMQDVQGILGIKYSFSETSPK
- a CDS encoding GAF domain-containing SpoIIE family protein phosphatase, coding for MSERQLSLSLISDITARINSTDDLEELLGIIIETTKDVLNTEGCSLLLYDRDEDCLVFNVAKGTKGESLTELKVPRGKGIAGMVLETLEPVIVNDAANDPRIYRNIDETVGFVTNNLICVPMSTQGEIQGVLEAVNSLGREEFTNKDIKVLQYLSDLAAIAIRNRRLIRDLKSRANELDCLFQLSQAISNIEAMDQFLNLTVNSISEVMGAERVSLIFFNPKTGKYELKKSIGFSLEDEEHFINEKEGVIKHIIETGAPILVQNTSGFMEEWVRPERYKTKSFISVPIRQDGKIIGILNSADKKSGNSFNNADQNVLSTISNQIAEAYNSLLSKDQKEKLNSIRRDMQIASQIQVNSLPNIPKKIQGLELETSYIASKEIGGDFYDLIYHNPDEVSVLIADVSGKGIAAALFMEFSKTIIAGEVSRNSSTSISLMSANRIIQEKSGYFMFVTVMLARINMAKRRIRYSSAGHNEQLLYKAKEKKVTSLSGKGMPLGIKESEIDEHEIDYSPGDLLILYTDGVSEAMNESNEMYGLENLTKLIERNGEMPLSALKELIIDTTDAFRGEADPHDDYTLFMVRLP